The Desulfovibrio fairfieldensis sequence GATGCCCCAGGCAGACCGGACCGGCCTGCCAGAGGCCTTCGCCGTCCGGCCCCCTGTGGGTCAGGCAGTCGGTCATGGCCTTGACCCGGATTCCGGCTTCCGGGGAGAGCGTTTCCCCGTCCAGACGACAGATGCCAGCTATGCCGCACATGTTTTTTTCCAGTGGGCGTACCAGCTGATGAACAGCTCGGCCAGCCGCAGGTTGTTGGTATGGGGATCGAACATGTCCCGGGCCAGCAGCGCGCCGTTGCGCCCCATGCGCCGGGCTTCCTCCGGATGCCCGACCAGCCGGAGCACGGCTTCGGCCAGGGCCTGCGGGTCGCCGGGCGGTATGGCCAGGCCGGTCTCGTGGTCGCGCACCACCTCCGGCAGCGCGTTGACCGTGGTGCTGATTACCGGCAGAGCGTAGGCCAGTGCTTCAATAACCGTATTGGGAATGCCGTCGCGTCGGCCCGAGGCATGCACCACGCAGGGGGCCACGAAAATGTCATGCTCGTCCAGAATGCGCGGCAGTTCGTTGTGGGAAATCAGGCCCGGCATGTCGACCTGTTTTTCCAGGCCCAGATCCTTGCGCATTTTGACCAGCTGCGCGCCCAAATGCCCGAGCCCCATGACTTTGCCGCCGCCTCCGGCCAGGGTCAGGCTGAAATTCAGGCCGCGTTCCCGGAGGATGCCGCAGGCAGTCAGCAGCACGTCAAAGCCCTTGGTCACGTCGAAACGACCCAAAGCAAGCAGGCGCACGGGGCCCTGTTCCAGGCGCGGCGTTTTCCGCGTGCAGTCCCCGGAACGGGAGGCCGTGGAATCCACGGCGGGCGGCGGCAGAGTCAGGCTGTTGTAGACCAGGGCTACCTTGCCTCTGGCCTGGCTGCGGTCAAAGGCTTCGATGCGGGCTTGGTCCGCCGCGTTGTTGGCGCGCACAAAAAGGGCCGCGCTCAACTTGTCCGCCAGGTCCGGGTCCGCTGGTTCCAGATTGTCGCCGCGCGCTGACGTGGAAAAGGGCACGCCCGCGATGTCGGCGGCCACCCAAGCCGCCGTGGCCGCGCCGCGCGGCCACGGCGCATGGATCATGTCAATGCCGTCCTCACGGAACCGACGGCCCAGATACAGGCCCGCGCCGAAAGCCCAGAGATTTTCGCCAAAAGTTTCAAGGCTGCGCCAACGCCGGAACATGCTGCGACGGAAGAGGCGGCACAGGCGCAGGGGATGGGTCAGCAACTGACGCAGCAGTTCCAGGGCGAAAAGAGGCGCGGCTTTGATCCCGAAGGTGCGCACACTGTCCGCCGCCGCCCGCATTTCCGTGGAGCAGTGGCGCAGATTGCGCGCATACAGGCTGTAGACGGTCAGAGGCAGATGTTCCTTGAGTCCTTCCACTTCGCGGAAAATGAAGGGCTGGGTAAAAAGCGGATACCACAAGAGCACATAAGCCACATGGGGCAGGCCGGCGGGTAGGGGTTTTCCTTCCCCGGGAGGGGATGGATTGATCTGTTCTGTCGTCATGCGGGTTCTCCTCGGTCGCTTCCCCAAGTTGTTCCCCCTTGTCCGGATTCTTTCTCCTGTTCCGCCCCTGTCGTCCAGTCGCACGCGACGTCCGAACGCGGGCAGGCCGCCGAGCTCCCCAGCTCCCGGCGCAGGCCGTCCATGGTCAGGCAGCGCACCTCCCAATGCGCGTGCAGCCAGTCCAGGTAGATTTCGATTTTGGTCATCAGCCGTTCCACCGAGGCTGCGTCGGGCAGATGCGGCGCGCCGCCGGGCAGCATTTCCGAGGAATGCCAGGTCAGCGACAGCACGCGTCCCCCCCGGGCTGCGAACAGACCGGTCACGGCCCGCATGGCCCAGAGCGGGTGCTCAACGGGCAGCAGGGCCAGAGCCCCCCAGTGCCGCAGGCTTGCCCGCACGGCCCGTCCCCATGAATCCGGCCCGTCAGGGAGGGCTCTCAGCATTTTGGGCAGGGGGCGAAGCAGCGGCGTGACCGTCAGGGGCACTTCAAAAATATGTTTGCCCTCCACCGGCACCCAGTAGGGATCGCTGGGGGCATTGAAGTGGTCAGGCCCGGCCGCGACGCCATCCGCGCCTGTTTTGGCGCAGTGCAGAGGGCGCACCGAAGCGTCGCACAAAACGCCCGCCCGCGCCAGCAAAGGCCAATGCGCGCGGTGCAGATCCCAGCGCCCCATGCGGAAAGAGGTCAGGGGCGCGCCCTGAAAATCCTCGCCCACCCGGAACAGAGTGCCCAGCTTGGCCGCCATCAGGGCAGCGGGCACCGATGCCGCAGGCACGCTGTTTGTCACGTCCGCCGCGTCCGCCATATCCGACTGCCCGCTCGCATGGCTGTCCAGGCCCAGAGGCGGCGTGTTCCAGTGGTGCAGATGCGCTCCGATTTCCGCGCCGGACATGTCCCGCAGCCGGGCCAGGATCGCGCGTGAGGCCGGGTCGGTCAGCACGCTGTGCGCGCAGAAAAGCGTGGGCCGCACGCCCCGTTCCAGCAGGGGCGCCAGGCGGGAAAGCTGCGCGGTATTGGTCACGCGCGGCGCGCGGCGGGCGTAGCGGCCGCCGAACAATCCTTCCTCTTCCACATCCAGGCTGACCACCAGGTACAACGTCTCGCGTCGGCGCATGGCTCAGCCCTGTTCCGTCCGCCGGGAGCGATCGGCCGAAAGATAAAGGTCGCGCAGGGCCGTGATGTTCGTATCCCTGTCGAACATCTGTTCCACCAGCGCGCGGCCCGCTTCAGCCATGCCCAGGGCCCGCTCCCGGTCTTCCAGCATGCGCCGCACGGCCAGGGCCAGGGCGCGCGGGTCGCGCTGGGGCACCAGCAGGCCGGTTTCCCCGTCGCGGATCACTTCGGAGATGCCGCAGACGTCCGTGGCCACCACGGGCATGCGGTGGGAAAGAGCTTCCATGATCACGTTGGGAATGCCGTCGCGGTCGCCGTTGCTGTACACCACGCTGGGCACCACCAGCATGTCGTGGTTTTGCATGGATTCGCGCAGCCGGTCATGGGGCAGGAAACCCGGCATGTCCACGCAGTCGGTCAGGCGCAGCCGCCGCCGCAGGGCCGTGAGCTTACGGTGCCAGCCGCCGTCGCCCACCAGGGTGAGCCGCACGGGCACCTGTTCGCGCCGCAGCCTGGCCATGGCTGTCAACAATTCGGGAAAACCCTTGGTGCGCGCGAAGCGGCCCACGGCCAGCAGGCGGTAGGGCGGCCGCATGGGCAGGGCGCATTCCGTCCGCTCGGTAAAGGTCAGGCTGTTGTAGACCAGGCGCACCTTGTCCTGCTGCCGCGGCGGGCAGAAACTTTGCAGCCAGCCTACATTGGCCTGATTGTTGGTACGGATGAACAATGCGTCGCGCGCTTTCTCACGCAACAGGCCGTCCTGGGGATAGATGTCTCCGGCTCTGCCGGTGAAGGCAAAAGGAATGCCCGTCAGGCGCGAGGCCACCCAGGCCGCGGTGGCCGGGCCGTTGGCCCAGGAGGAGTGGATCAGGCTGATGCCGTCGGCCCGGCACTGTTCGGCCAGCAGAAAACCGGCCATAAAGCACCAGAGATTTTCGCCCAGGGACTCCAGATTGCGCATGCGGCGGAAGCAGCCTTCGCGCAGCAGTCGCCAGACCTTGCCCGGTTCCCGCCGCAGGGCGCGGAAAAACGCCGCCCAGATCCGGAAAAAGGCCGTCGCCCCCATGCGGCGCACCGGACCTGGGAAGTCCCGCATTTCCTGGGAGCAGCCTTTCAGGGCCTTGCCGTACATGGTGTAGACGTGGATGGGCAGGCCCAGAGCCATGAGCTGGACGATTTCCCTGAAAATAAAGGTTTCCGAGGACAGAGGAAACCAGAGCAGCACATAGGCCAGAGAGAAGGGCGTGGCGGCGTCGCCTCGCCGGGCCGAAGTTGCGGCGTCTGAAGAAGATGGGTCTGGGGACGCGGCTGTGGGGGCCGCCTCGGAGCGGGACATGGCTTTCTCCGCAAGAAGTGCAAAAAAGGCCGGACCGGTTTTGCGCCGGTCCGGCCGAGGCTGCTGTCAACGCCGAATCGGACGGCACGGACGGGGCAAGAATGCTAATCGTCCTGTGCTTCGTCCTGATGCTCACGCCGGTATTTTTCCACAATGGCCTGGGCGTTGGGCAGTTCTTCCACCACGGCGTCCAGGGTTTTGCGGACATGTTCCTCGGTGTGGGCCGCGGAAATAAAGAAGCGCAACCGGGCCGTGCCTTCCTTGACCGCCGGGAAGGAGACGGGCATGACGTAGATGCCCCGCTTGAAGAGCTGCTGGGACAGGAAGCCGGAAACCATGGAGTCCCCGACAATGACGGGCACGACGGCATAGCCCTGAGCCGCGCCGGTATCCAGGTCCTTGCTCTGGGCGTATTCGAGAAAATATCGGCTGATGTGCTGGAGCTTATGCACCCGCTCGGGCTCGCGCAGCATGATTTCCAGCGCCTTGCGGCAGGCCGCGGCAATGACCGGGGGCATGCCCACGCTGAATACGAAACCCGGCGAACCGTATTTGAGAAATTTTATCAGGTCGCTGCGGCCCGCGATGAAACCGCCGCACCCGCACATGGCCTTGGACAAGGTGCTCATCCACATGTCCACGTCCGTGGGGTCTATGCCGTAATATTCGCGCGCGCCGCGCCCGGTCTTGCCCAGCACGCCCAAAGAGTGGGCTTCGTCCACCAGGAGCATGCAGTCGTATTTCTTTTTGAGCTCAATGATCCGGGGCAGGTCCGGGATGTTGCCGTCCATGCTGAACAGCCCCTCGGTAACGATGACCGCGTATTTGTGCTCGCCGCGGTGGGCTTTAAGCATCTCCTCCAGCGCGTCGCAGTCGTTGTGGGCGTATGAGTAGCGCGTGGCGCCGGAAAGGCGCGCGCCCTGAACCAGGGAATTGTGGGCCAGGCCGTCGTGAAAAATGGCGTCGCGCGGACCGAACATGAAGCCCAGGGTGGAGACGTTGGCCGCGTGCCCGCTGACGTAGACGATGCAGTCCTCCACCTCGTACAGATCGGCCAGGGCGCGCTCCAGATCATGGTGGGGCGGGCGCTCGCCGCCCACCAGGCGGCTGGCTCCGGCCGAGGTGCCGAAAATGCCGGCCGTTTTGGTCACGGCCTCGGTGATTTCGGGATGGGCGTTGATGTCCAGATAATCATAGGTGGAAAAATTGATGAATTCCTTGCCGTTGATCAGCGTGGTGGCCTTGGCCGCCCGATCGTGGCAAACAAAGAGAGGATTATCCATCCCCATTTGGCTGGCCATTTCCACAAGCCGCTCGAAAGAGAGTTTGGAACGCATGCGGTTGAAGCCGGAAGCGCAGCTCTTTGGCGCAACGGCGCGCTGTTCCGCCGTTGTGGAGCCTGCCTGACAGGAATGGTTGTTCTTCATGCCTTATCCTCGCGAATTGTCCGGAATTTGCCGGATATGGGACCGGCGTGATGGAGTGCCGCTGATTCGGCACATCTTTGTAACGATTCAGTATAGCTGAAGCCGAAACGCAAGGCAAGCCCGTAATGCGCTGAAAGCGGCAGTAAATATCGGCCCGCCCGGCGGGTTTCGGAGAGGGCCGGCGTTCATGACGCGGGCGGACCGGGGCACCCGGCCGTGTCGGAATGCGGCACGGGCTGGACAACAGCCTGGATATGCCCTAGCATTTTTCGCCCGCTCCGCAAGACCACGCCGGATGTTCCGCGCGCTTTTGCGGCGGCGCTTCAAAGGCCGCCATGCACAACGACGATGCCATAATCGCCTCCCTTGCCGCGCCTTCCGCGTCGCTCGCGCTGGAAACCTTCCGGCGCGTCCTTCTGCCTGTCGGCGGTCCGGAGACGGATGCCGCGCTTGTCCTGGCCGCGCCTTGCCTGAGCCTGCTGCGCCTGGGCGCGGCGCGCGGCGCGCCCACCGCCCTCTGGGTCGGCATTGCTCCTTCCCGGTCTTTTTTCACGGACGCTGTTGTTTTTTCCCGCGCCCTGCAAGAGGCTCTCGCCGGGGATGCGGCGGGTTCGGCCCTTATCGGCGCGCCGCGCCTGCTGACAACGGATTTCAGCCCGGAACTGCTGGAAGAGGCGGACCGTTTTCTGGCGGAAAACACGCATGCCCAGCTGGCTCTTGTGTTCTGCCGCCCGCAAGGGAACGAAGCGGGTGTCGGCGGCGGCTGGATCTGTGAGCCGTTGCTCCTGCGCCGGTTGCCGCCCGAGGAGGAGGCGTCAGCCTCGGCATCCGGACCGTCCGTGAGCTCCCCGGACCGCGCCCCGGCCCTGGCCGGAGTCGTCGGCGCATTCGACGGCAATGCCGCGCGGGAGATCAGGGAGCCGGATGAACTGGTGTTGGACGGCGTGCGCTATGTGGATCTGCGCCAGAACGGTCTGGACTGGCGGCTGGCCGGAATCAATCCGCTCTGGCGGCAGGAGCTTCTGAGCCTGGGCGCAAGCCCGGACGCCGGGGCCGTCAGCGCCCTGGAGGCGCGCGGCCTGTGGCTCGCCCCGGCCATGCCGGCGCCGCCGCTGGCGGTCATGTGCTGCGGCCTGGGCGCGGTCTGGCCGGGCATGGGGCGCGAACTGTACGACAATTTTCCGGCGGCCAGGGCGGCCATGGAGCGCATCGCGACGGTGGCCGACTGGGATGTGCTCGGGCTCATGGACGAGACGGATGTGGAAAAGATCAGCCTTACCCGCTGGCAGATCCCTTACCTTTTTCTGCTGGAATACGCCCAGTGGAGCCAGTTCGTCTCGCTGGGGCTCGCTCCGGCCCTGATGTGCGGCCACAGCCTGGGCGAACTTATCGCGCTCTGCTTCGCGGGCATTTATGAGCCGGAGGTTGCCTGGTACATCCTGGACACCCGCGCCGTGCACATGGCCGAGCTGGAGGCCAAGGCCACGCGCGAAACCGGCATGATGGCCGTGCACGCCGACGCTGGAGTCATTGAGGAAGCACGCAAAACCTGGCCCGCGCTCTATGTTTCCAACTACAATACCCCCCGGCAGTTCATTCTGAGCGGGCCGCGCGAGGTCCTGCTGGAAGCCCGCAAGCATATGCGCAAGCGGCGCATCCCGGCCATCATGCTCAATGTCAGCCTGGCGTTTCATCATCCGAGCATGCGCGTGCTGCGCGATCTTTCCCAGCGGCGGCTGAACGCTCTTGAAATGCACGCGCCGCGCCTGCCTATGCTCAGCGACATCACCACCGGCTTTTATCCCCGGGAGCAGCCGGACATCTGCCGCTACATCACGGACTTGGACGAAAATTCCGTGCGCTGGGTGGAAGGCGTGCGCGCCATGTGGGAGCGGGACGGCATCCGCCATTTTCTGGAACTGGGGCCGCAGGATACGCTCTGCGGTCTGGTGGGGGATATCGAGCCGCGCGCCCTGTGTTTTTCCGCCGGGCGAAAGGGCAGGGAAACCGAGGGCCTGCGACAGGCCTGCGCCCGGTTGTATGCTCTGGGCCATCTGCCGCGCGCGGCCATCCGCGCCAGGGCCGCGGCCTTGGTCGGGCGAAGCGTAGCGGCGCGGGAGAGCACCGCGCCGGGCAAAGTTCCGGCGGCTTCGGGCACGGCCGCCCCGGCGCGCGCCGCGTCCGGCGTCACTTCCGGCCAGATGGACATTGTGCTCGAAGTGCTGGCGAAGGCCAGCGGCAGGCCTGTGGAGGAACTGCGGCCCGAGATGGACCTGCGCTACGATCTGGCCCTGCGTTCGAGCCGTTTTCCCCTGATCCTCCAGGAGGCCGAACAGCGCCTGGGCCTGAGCGTCAATTTTGAGGACCTCTTGCAGGTGGCGACCATTGGGGATCTGGCCCGCGCCCTGACTGGCGCAAAGACCGGCGCAAAGGCCGACGCGGAACGGAAGAGCGGGGAGTCCTCGCCCGGTCCGGAACATAAGCCCGCGCCTGAATATGCCCGGAACCGCGCTCTTGCGCCCCTCTGCCGCTTTGCGCCCCGCCCGCCGTACGCGGACGGCGGTAATGCCTCATCGCCCGTAAAGCCGTGTCCTTCCCCTCTGCCCCTGGACCCCTGCGGCCAGGGACTGCCGTTGCGGCGCGGCGATGTGGTGGCGCTTTGTGTTTTTGACCGGGACCTGCTGCCGCAGTTGTTGAGCGGCCTTGCGCCGCTGGGCTGCACGCTGGCGCCGCCCCTGGACCTGCTGGACGTCTGCGCGCCCCTGGCCAAGGCGGGCGCGCGTCTGACGCCGCTGGACGTTACCTGTGCCGCAAGGCCGGACGCCGAAAGCCTGCGCGCGGCCTTCCGCCGACTTGCCGCCGAGGAAGGACGGGTGGACGGCGTATTTTTCGTGCCCGCGTCCGAGGCCAACGCCGCCGCTCCGGCCCTGCTGGAGGATTGCCTGCGCCCGGCGCTGGCGCACGGGCTGCGCTACGCCTGCTGTTTCAATCGCGTGCCCCTGACGCCCGCCGCCGTGGAGCGGGCCTTTGCCGCCGGGCCCTCGTCCGCGCGCCTGTCCGGCCGCCTGAGCGCTTTGGCCCGCGAGGGGGGCTTTGCCTGCCGCGCCGTTGAGCTGCTGGATGACGGTCGGCGGGCCGGGCTCAATGAATTGGGCGACATGCTGGCCCGCGAGCTGTTGCGCGGGGGCTGCGAAAGAGTGATCTGGGGCCGGGAAAATGCCCTGCGCCCGGATTGCGCGCCGCGCGCCCTGCCCCTGCTGGAAAGGCCGGAGTTTTTCCCGCTGGTTTTTCCCGATCCGCGGCCGCCGCTCCGGCCCACGTCCACCCTGTTCCAGGGGGCCTGCCAGTTTTCCCGTTTCGCGGATCCGGCGCTTTCCGCCCACGGCGGGCGGGGCTCCAATGCCGTACAGGCGTCCGCGCCCTGGCTGCCGGCCAGCCGCGCCCTTCAGGCCCTGCTGGAAGGTTCCCGCCTGTTCCTGCCCTGGTTGGCGGTCACCGGCCTGTCCGACGTGCGCTTTCATGAGCCGCCCCCGCTGCCGACCGGCATTACCCGCGAATGCCGTCTCACTGTGGAAGCCCGGCCCTGGTTGATGCATGACCGGGTCATGACCCGTATGTGCCGCGCGGACCTCGTTGTCCGCCAACTGACGGACAACGGCCGCCATACGGAGCAGTACGCGCCGGTGGCTGAAGGCATGGTGCTGCTGGCCGCCGCCCCCGCCGAAGTACCCCCGCTCTGGCCCGCCGCCGGTGCTGACGGCGTCGATGGAAAGCCGGTGGACGGCGAGGGGCGGGAGGAATTGGCCGTATTTTACGATGCGCTGGGGCTGGACGCTCCCTGGCGTTTGCTGTCCGGCTTTGCGGTTCTGCCCGAAAATATGTACCGGGCCGCTTTGCCCACACCGGAAGAGCCCATTGCTCCCGAAGGGAATTGGGGCTATACTGATTGCCTGTATATGGTGGAGGGGATCGTGCAGGCCGCGTCGCTGGCCTTGGCCCTGGCCCGGCAAGGGGACGGCCCGGTGCGCGCGGATGGTGTCGGCATGGCCGCCGAATTGTGCCGCTGGCGGCTCAATGCGGCTGGTTTCATCCGTTTCGGCGGCGAGCGCGGGGCAAAGGGGCCCTGGCGTCTGCAATTGCGGCGTTCCTGGGCCGACGGCAGATTGCAGCGCTTTGACGCTCAGATTTCCGATGCGCGGGAGCGCGTATTGCTGACCCTCCATCACCTGGAATTTGACCGGCTGGAAACGGCGTCTCTTGAACAGGAGCCGCCGTCCGCCGTCGTTGCGCAACCTTGACATGGCGCGGCGCCGTTTTCCGGCGCAAGCCCGCAAAGGGTCAATCACCGATGCCGCATTTCGCATTACTCACGCCGTCAGCGCGCGTTTTCCTGCCGCTGCTCATGGCCCTGACCCTGTTTTTCCCGGCCTGCGCTTCCAACAAGGCCGGACTCAAGTCGCCGGAACTGCCGGCCAGGCACTGGCTGGAGGAAGCGCCGGGCGTACCCGTGGAAAACAAGACCAAGCTGGAAGCCGCCGTGCCCAACCTGTACGACGCGGGCAAAACTTTCGGCTTTGAGGACTGCGTCTTCCTGACCATCCAGCAGTCTCCCCTGCTGGTCAACAGCGCCGTGAACCTGGAAATCAAACGCGTGGCCCTCACCGACGCGGTCTGGAAGTATCTGCCCGAGCCGCGCATGACGCTGCAGGTTTCCAACAACCTGACCCGGCTGAACATGGACAGCAAGGATACGCCCGGCGATTACGGGCGGACCAAGTTGCGGGTGGGCTTTTACGCCGCGTTTCCCAATCCCGTGGCCACCTATTTCGAGCATCAGGTGCAGAAGATCATGGTCAATCTGGCCATTTCCACGCACCGCAAGGCCATCGGCGAAGCCATTTACAAAATCGCCCAGGCTTATCTGAAGCTTCAGGCCCAGCGCAACATCGTGGCCGCCCAGAAGGAACTCCTGCCTGTGGGCAAGGAGCTGATCTCCTACTGGCAGCAGGTGGAGTCCGTGGAAGGACGCCAGGGCGTGTCGCTCAACCTGGCGACCCAGCACCAGCGCGAACTGGAGCTGACCGTCGAAAAGACCACGATGGAAGAGATCATGCAGCGCACCCAGCTCAAGATCCTGGCCGGGGTGGAACCGCAGCAGCGCCTGAATGTGGATACCGGAAGCGCCGACGGGATTCTGGCCGGTTTTGACGGACACGGGCTGAAGTGGGAAGAGCGCTGGCCCGCCACCGAGGACGATCTGCTGCTGCGCGCCCAGGTCAAGCTGGGCGACTACAATATCATGGTGGCCTGGGCCCAGTATATCCCGGACATGTCCATTCAGATCAACAACAGTCCCCCGGCCGGACAGTACCAGCCGGTCAGCGGCCAGGAAGACACCTTCCTGCACCTGACTTTTGACTTCCCCCTGCTGGACTGGGGCCGCCGCTATCGCGGCGTGCAGACCGCCCGCATGCAGAAGGCCCAGGCCTTCCACGAAATGGCCCGCAAACGCACGGATTATTCCAATACCTGGCTGCAGGCCGAGCAGCGCGTGGCCCTGGCTGAAACTCAGCTCAAGCTGGCCAAGACCCGCTTCGGCACGGCCGAACTGCAGTACAAGGAAGCCCGTATTTCCTTCAACGAAGGCACGGAACAGCTGCCCGTGGTGGCCGAGCGCCAGGAGGCCATGACCAACGCCCGTATCGCTTATATCGAGGCGGAGCTGGAATATAAGCTGGCCAATCTGGAATGGATGTACGTCGCCAATCTGCTGCAAGAGCGTTTCCTGGGCCTGCCCGCCAAGGAGTTCATGTGATGCCGTCCCTTATTTCCCCTTCGCGTTTTCTTCAGCGCGCGCATTGCCCGGGCCGCCCAACCCGTGTGTCCCGGGTCTTCCGTGCCGCACTGGTCGCGTTGGCCGCGCTGCTCTGGGCCGCCCTCTGGCCGGTCGCCTCCGGCCCGGCTCTGGCCGCCGAATCCGCTGCGTCCACTACCATCCTGACCGGCAAGGTGGTCACCACCGTAACCCGCGCCGTGCCCATCCCCTTTAACGCGGTAGTGGACGAAGTGCTGGTCAAGTCCGGCGACGCCGTGGAAAAAGGCTCGCCGCTCCTGCGCTACCATCTGCAGGAAGAAGCTGAACGGATTTTGCAGCGCGAAGTGACCATCGGCGCGGCTACCGAGAGTCTCAAGGGCCAGGTGCTGGACTTTGAGCGGCAGCTGGCCGAGACCACGGCCCAGCGCAACAAGGCCCGCCAACTGGTAGCCTCCGGCCTGGGTTCCCGTCAGGCTCTGACCCGGCTGGAGGACGATGTGGACTCCCTCAAGCGCCGCATCGAGCTGTTGCGCACCACCATCCAGAAGACCGAAAGCAACTTCGCCTCCCGCCTCAGGGAGCTGGAAGGTTATTACGGCGTGCCCATCAAGGAGGGCGAACAACTGCCCGTCACCCTGGTGCTAACCTCGCCCATCAAGGGCTATGTGCTTTCCCTGGACTCCACGCTCAATCCCGGCACGGTGCTGGCCGCCGGCACCATGCCCATTCGCGTGGGGCAGCTCAATCCCGTGCTGATCCAGGTGCCGGTCTATGAGGCCGAAGTGAGCGGCATCAAGGAAGGCGACACCGCCGAAGTGGAAATCCCGTCCCTGGGCAACCGGAAATTCACGGGCACGGTCAATGAGATTTCCTGGGTCTCCAACGACATGAGCGTGGGCAATCCTTCCTATTACACGGTGGAGCTGACCGTGCCCAATCCCGACCTTGAATTGAAGCCCGGTTTCAAGGCCGTGGTGCGCTTCAGCGGCGGCAGGTAAGCCGCCTCCATGAAGCTGAAAAGCATTCCCCGGCGGCTCGGCTATATTCTGGGCGCGCAATGGACGCGCGATCTTTCCTGGACCATATTCACCATTCTGCTGGCGCGCCGCAGTCCGGACATCATGGGCCAGATCATTCTGGCCCTGACCTACGGCTATCTGGTCAAAACCGTGGCCGACGTAGGGCTCAACGATTTTCTGCTTTCCACGTTCGCCCGGCGCGAAGGGCGGCCCCGGGCCTTGCTGGGCGAGGTGAGCTGGCTCAAAATGGTCGTGCTGCTGGCCGCTTTGGGCGTCACCTGGCTGATCACCGGCTGGCAGCACTACACGCCGGAATTGCGTCTGATCGTGTTCTGCATTGCCGCCGGACTGGGGCTGGACGCGCTCAGCGATTCCTTTTTCGCGCTCTGCCAGGCCCGTGGAAGGCAGGATGTGGAAATGCGCATCCGCGTGCCGTCGGCCCTCATCGGCATCGGCTACGGCATTGCCTGCGTGTTGCTGCACGCGCCGCCCATCCTCATAGCTCTTTACAAGCCCCTGGAATCCCTGCTTTGCATCGCTCTGGCCCTGAGCGCCCTTGGCCGCAATCCCTTGGCCGGGGTGGGCACGAGCGGCATGCTGGATCTGGCCCGGCAAATGAAGAGCGGGCTGATCTTTACCTGCATGGCGGCCTGCGCCATGTTTTACAACAAGATCAACGTGATCTTCCTCAAACAATACGGCGGCGACGCGGACGTGGGCGGCTACGGCGTGGCCTGGGAAACCGTGGAAGGCCTTTCCGTGCTGGTTTCCAGCGCGCTGCTGGGCAAAGTGATCTTTCCGCTGCTGGCCAAGTCCTGGCAGCAGGATCGCGAGGCGTTCCGGCGTCTGGCCGGGCAGACCGCGCGCACGCTCTGGGCGGCTTCGTTGCCGGTGATTTTTCTGATCTGCGTGGAGAGCGACCGCTTCCTGCCCCTGATTTACGGTCCGAACTACGCCAGCGCGGTGACGGCCCAGCGCCTGCTCACGCCGTGCCTGGCAACGGCTTTCCTG is a genomic window containing:
- a CDS encoding glycosyltransferase family 4 protein, which produces MTTEQINPSPPGEGKPLPAGLPHVAYVLLWYPLFTQPFIFREVEGLKEHLPLTVYSLYARNLRHCSTEMRAAADSVRTFGIKAAPLFALELLRQLLTHPLRLCRLFRRSMFRRWRSLETFGENLWAFGAGLYLGRRFREDGIDMIHAPWPRGAATAAWVAADIAGVPFSTSARGDNLEPADPDLADKLSAALFVRANNAADQARIEAFDRSQARGKVALVYNSLTLPPPAVDSTASRSGDCTRKTPRLEQGPVRLLALGRFDVTKGFDVLLTACGILRERGLNFSLTLAGGGGKVMGLGHLGAQLVKMRKDLGLEKQVDMPGLISHNELPRILDEHDIFVAPCVVHASGRRDGIPNTVIEALAYALPVISTTVNALPEVVRDHETGLAIPPGDPQALAEAVLRLVGHPEEARRMGRNGALLARDMFDPHTNNLRLAELFISWYAHWKKTCAA
- a CDS encoding glycosyltransferase family 4 protein produces the protein MSRSEAAPTAASPDPSSSDAATSARRGDAATPFSLAYVLLWFPLSSETFIFREIVQLMALGLPIHVYTMYGKALKGCSQEMRDFPGPVRRMGATAFFRIWAAFFRALRREPGKVWRLLREGCFRRMRNLESLGENLWCFMAGFLLAEQCRADGISLIHSSWANGPATAAWVASRLTGIPFAFTGRAGDIYPQDGLLREKARDALFIRTNNQANVGWLQSFCPPRQQDKVRLVYNSLTFTERTECALPMRPPYRLLAVGRFARTKGFPELLTAMARLRREQVPVRLTLVGDGGWHRKLTALRRRLRLTDCVDMPGFLPHDRLRESMQNHDMLVVPSVVYSNGDRDGIPNVIMEALSHRMPVVATDVCGISEVIRDGETGLLVPQRDPRALALAVRRMLEDRERALGMAEAGRALVEQMFDRDTNITALRDLYLSADRSRRTEQG
- a CDS encoding aminotransferase class I/II-fold pyridoxal phosphate-dependent enzyme, whose product is MKNNHSCQAGSTTAEQRAVAPKSCASGFNRMRSKLSFERLVEMASQMGMDNPLFVCHDRAAKATTLINGKEFINFSTYDYLDINAHPEITEAVTKTAGIFGTSAGASRLVGGERPPHHDLERALADLYEVEDCIVYVSGHAANVSTLGFMFGPRDAIFHDGLAHNSLVQGARLSGATRYSYAHNDCDALEEMLKAHRGEHKYAVIVTEGLFSMDGNIPDLPRIIELKKKYDCMLLVDEAHSLGVLGKTGRGAREYYGIDPTDVDMWMSTLSKAMCGCGGFIAGRSDLIKFLKYGSPGFVFSVGMPPVIAAACRKALEIMLREPERVHKLQHISRYFLEYAQSKDLDTGAAQGYAVVPVIVGDSMVSGFLSQQLFKRGIYVMPVSFPAVKEGTARLRFFISAAHTEEHVRKTLDAVVEELPNAQAIVEKYRREHQDEAQDD
- a CDS encoding acyltransferase domain-containing protein; this translates as MHNDDAIIASLAAPSASLALETFRRVLLPVGGPETDAALVLAAPCLSLLRLGAARGAPTALWVGIAPSRSFFTDAVVFSRALQEALAGDAAGSALIGAPRLLTTDFSPELLEEADRFLAENTHAQLALVFCRPQGNEAGVGGGWICEPLLLRRLPPEEEASASASGPSVSSPDRAPALAGVVGAFDGNAAREIREPDELVLDGVRYVDLRQNGLDWRLAGINPLWRQELLSLGASPDAGAVSALEARGLWLAPAMPAPPLAVMCCGLGAVWPGMGRELYDNFPAARAAMERIATVADWDVLGLMDETDVEKISLTRWQIPYLFLLEYAQWSQFVSLGLAPALMCGHSLGELIALCFAGIYEPEVAWYILDTRAVHMAELEAKATRETGMMAVHADAGVIEEARKTWPALYVSNYNTPRQFILSGPREVLLEARKHMRKRRIPAIMLNVSLAFHHPSMRVLRDLSQRRLNALEMHAPRLPMLSDITTGFYPREQPDICRYITDLDENSVRWVEGVRAMWERDGIRHFLELGPQDTLCGLVGDIEPRALCFSAGRKGRETEGLRQACARLYALGHLPRAAIRARAAALVGRSVAARESTAPGKVPAASGTAAPARAASGVTSGQMDIVLEVLAKASGRPVEELRPEMDLRYDLALRSSRFPLILQEAEQRLGLSVNFEDLLQVATIGDLARALTGAKTGAKADAERKSGESSPGPEHKPAPEYARNRALAPLCRFAPRPPYADGGNASSPVKPCPSPLPLDPCGQGLPLRRGDVVALCVFDRDLLPQLLSGLAPLGCTLAPPLDLLDVCAPLAKAGARLTPLDVTCAARPDAESLRAAFRRLAAEEGRVDGVFFVPASEANAAAPALLEDCLRPALAHGLRYACCFNRVPLTPAAVERAFAAGPSSARLSGRLSALAREGGFACRAVELLDDGRRAGLNELGDMLARELLRGGCERVIWGRENALRPDCAPRALPLLERPEFFPLVFPDPRPPLRPTSTLFQGACQFSRFADPALSAHGGRGSNAVQASAPWLPASRALQALLEGSRLFLPWLAVTGLSDVRFHEPPPLPTGITRECRLTVEARPWLMHDRVMTRMCRADLVVRQLTDNGRHTEQYAPVAEGMVLLAAAPAEVPPLWPAAGADGVDGKPVDGEGREELAVFYDALGLDAPWRLLSGFAVLPENMYRAALPTPEEPIAPEGNWGYTDCLYMVEGIVQAASLALALARQGDGPVRADGVGMAAELCRWRLNAAGFIRFGGERGAKGPWRLQLRRSWADGRLQRFDAQISDARERVLLTLHHLEFDRLETASLEQEPPSAVVAQP